A single region of the Mustela lutreola isolate mMusLut2 chromosome 2, mMusLut2.pri, whole genome shotgun sequence genome encodes:
- the MRPL39 gene encoding large ribosomal subunit protein mL39, protein MAVGIRGLRLWRAAPSGGAGWRSIATSPASRLSPTERAERQNDLFNQEKNRQLSFTPRTEKIEVKHVGKTDPGTVFVMNKNISTPYNCAMHLSEWYCRKSILALVDGQPWDMYKPLTKSCEIEFLTFKDRDPGEVNKAYWRSCAMMMGCVIERAFKDEYVVSLVRAPEVPVICGAFCYDVVLDKRLDEWMPTKENLRSFTKDAHTLIYKDLPFEVLEVEAKVALEIFQHNKYKMDFIEEKASQNPERIVKLHRFGDFIDVSEGPLIPRTSICFQYEVSAVHNLQATPLGLVRRFQGLSLPVHLRAHFTIWNKLLERSRKMVIEDQTKPTEESAST, encoded by the exons ATGGCCGTGGGGATCCGGGGGCTGCGCCTCTGGCGGGCCGCCCCCAGTGGCGGGGCTGGCTGGA GGTCGATCGCGACGTCGCCAGCCTCCCGCCTGTCCCCGACCGAACGGGCAGAAAGGCAGAACGATCTCTTCAATCAAGAGAAGAACAGGCAGCTGTCCTTCACTCCTCGCACCGAGAAGATCGAAGTTAAACACGTTGGGAAAACCGACCCTGGCACGGTTTTTGTgatgaataaaaacatttccacTCCTTACAACTGTGCCATGC ATTTAAGTGAGTGGTACTGCAGGAAGTCCATTCTGGCTCTTGTGGACGGACAGCCTTGGGACATGTATAAACCTTTGACCAAATCCTGTGAAAttgaatttcttactttcaaAGATCGTGATCCAGGAGAAGTGAATAAG GCTTATTGGCGTTCTTGTGCCATGATGATGGGCTGTGTGATAGAGAGGGCATTCAAAGATGAATATGTGGTCAGTTTGGTCCGAGCTCCAGAAGTTCCTG TAATCTGTGGAGCCTTCTGCTATGATGTAGTTCTGGATAAGAGACTTGATGAGTGGATGCCAACAAAA GAGAATCTACGTTCCTTCACGAAAGATGCTCACACTTTAATTTATAAAGATCTTCCATTTGAAGTTCTGGAAGTGGAAGCAAAAGTGGCATTAGAAATATTTCAGCACAACAA GTACAAAATGGATTTCATAGAAGAGAAGgcgtctcagaaccctgagagaATAGTTAAGCTACACag GTTTGGTGACTTCATTGATGTGAGTGAGGGTCCTCTTATCCCAAGAACAAGTATTTGTTTCCAGTATGAAGTGTCGGCAGTTCATAATCTTCAAGCCACCCCATTGGGTCTTGTACGAAGATTCCAGGGTCTGTCTTTACCCGTACACTTAAGA gCACATTTTACGATATGGAATAAGTTGTTGGAAAGATCTCGGAAAATG GTAATTGAAGATCAAACTAAACCTACAGAGGAAAGTGCATCGACCTAA